The Methanocaldococcus jannaschii DSM 2661 genome has a segment encoding these proteins:
- a CDS encoding LAGLIDADG family homing endonuclease — MEKPWVEKYRPKTLDDIVGQDEIVKRLKKYVEKKSMPHLLFSGPPGVGKCLTGDTKVIVNGEIREIGEVIEEISNGKFGVTLTNNLKVLGIDEDGKIREFDVQYVYKDKTNTLIKIKTKMGRELKVTTYHPLLINHKNGEIKWEKAENLKVGDKLATPRYILFNESDYNEELAEWLGYFIGDGHADKESNKITFTNGDEKLRKRFAELTEKLFKDAKIKERIHKDRTPDIYVNSKEAVEFIDKLGLRGKKADKVRIPKEIMRSDALRAFLRAYFDCDGGIEKHSIVLSTASKEMAEDLVYALLRFGIIAKLREKVNKNNNKVYYHIVISNSSNLRTFLDNIGFSQERKLKKLLEIIKDENPNLDVITIDKEKIRYIRDRLKVKLTRDIEKDNWSYNKCRKITQELLKEIYYRLEELKEIEKALEENILIDWDEVAERRKEIAEKTGIRSDRILEYIRGKRKPSLKNYIKIANTLGKNIEKIIDAMRIFAKKYSSYAEIGKMLNMWNSSIKIYLESNTQEIEKLEEIRKTELKLVKEILNDEKLIDSIGYVLFLASNEIYWDEIVEIEQLNGEFTIYDLHVPRYHNFIGGNLPTILHNTTAALCLARDLFGENWRDNFLELNASVSKDTPILVKIDGKVKRTTFEELDKIYFETNDENEMYKKVDNLEVLTVDENFRVRWRKVSTIIRHKVDKILRIKFEGGYIELTGNHSIMMLDENGLVAKKASDIKVGDCFLSFVANIEGEKDRLDLKEFEPKDITSRVKIINDFDIDEDTAWMLGLYVAEGAVGFKGKTSGQVIYTLGSHEHDLINKLNDIVDKKGFSKYENFTGSGFDRKRLSAKQIRILNTQLARFVEENFYDGNGRRARNKRIPDIIFELKENLRVEFLKGLADGDSSGNWREVVRISSKSDNLLIDTVWLARISGIESSIFENEARLIWKGGMKWKKSNLLPAEPIIKMIKKLENKINGNWRYILRHQLYEGKKRVSKDKIKQILEMVNVEKLSDKEKEVYDLLKKLSKTELYALVVKEIEIIDYNDFVYDVSVPNNEMFFAGNVPILLHNSDERGIDVIRTKVKDFARTKPIGDVPFKIIFLDESDALTADAQNALRRTMEKYSDVCRFILSCLTGDAKITLPDEREIKIEDFIKMFEERKLKHVLNRNGEDLVLAGVKFNSKIVNHKVYRLVLESGREIEATGDHKFLTRDGWKEVYELKEDDEVLVYPALEGVGFEVDERRIIGLNEFYEFLTNYEIKLGYKPLGKAKSYKELITRDKEKILSRVLELSDKYSKSEIRRKIEEEFGIKISLTTIKNLINGKIDGFALKYVRKIKELGWDEITYDDEKAGIFARLLGFIIGDGHLSKSKEGRILITATINELEGIKKDLEKLGIKASNIIEKDIEHKLDGREIKGKTSFIYINNKAFYLLLNFWGVEIGNKTINGYNIPKWIKYGNKFVKREFLRGLFGADGTKPYIKKYNINGIKLGIRVENISKDKTLEFFEEVKKMLEEFEVESYIKVSKIDNKNLTELIVKANNKNYLKYLSRISYAYEKDNFARLVGEYLRIKEAYKDIILKEIAENALKEADGEKSLRELARKYNVPVDFIINQLKGKDIGLPRNFMTFEEFLKEKVVDGKYVSERIIKKECIGYRDVYDITCHKDPSFIANGFVSHNCNYPSKIIPPIQSRCAVFRFSPLKKEDIAKKLKEIAEKEGLNLTESGLEAIIYVSEGDMRKAINVLQTAAALSDVIDDEIVYKVSSRARPEEVKKMMELALDGKFMEARDLLYKLMVEWGMSGEDILNQMFREINSLDIDERKKVELADAIGETDFRIVEGANERIQLSALLAKMALMGR, encoded by the coding sequence ATGGAAAAACCATGGGTAGAGAAGTATAGACCAAAAACATTGGATGATATTGTTGGACAGGATGAAATAGTAAAGAGATTAAAGAAATATGTCGAAAAAAAGAGCATGCCGCATTTATTATTTAGCGGACCTCCAGGAGTTGGAAAGTGCTTAACAGGAGATACAAAAGTTATTGTAAATGGAGAGATTAGAGAAATTGGAGAAGTTATTGAAGAGATAAGCAATGGAAAATTTGGAGTAACTTTAACCAACAACTTAAAAGTTTTAGGAATTGATGAAGATGGAAAAATTAGAGAGTTTGATGTGCAGTATGTCTATAAGGATAAAACCAACACGTTGATAAAAATAAAAACCAAAATGGGTAGGGAGCTAAAAGTAACAACTTACCATCCACTTTTAATAAACCACAAAAATGGAGAAATAAAATGGGAGAAAGCAGAGAATTTAAAGGTTGGAGATAAATTAGCAACACCAAGATACATTTTATTTAATGAAAGTGATTATAATGAGGAATTAGCAGAATGGCTTGGGTATTTCATAGGAGATGGGCATGCAGACAAAGAATCAAATAAAATAACCTTCACAAACGGTGATGAAAAACTTAGAAAGAGGTTTGCAGAACTTACTGAAAAGTTGTTTAAGGATGCAAAAATAAAAGAGAGAATACACAAAGACAGAACACCAGATATTTATGTTAATTCAAAAGAAGCTGTTGAATTTATTGACAAGCTTGGTTTAAGAGGAAAGAAAGCAGATAAAGTTAGAATTCCAAAAGAAATAATGAGAAGTGATGCATTAAGGGCATTTTTAAGAGCATACTTTGATTGTGATGGTGGTATTGAAAAACACTCAATAGTTTTATCAACTGCAAGTAAAGAAATGGCAGAGGATTTAGTTTATGCCTTATTAAGGTTTGGAATAATTGCAAAATTGAGGGAAAAAGTAAATAAAAACAATAACAAAGTATATTACCATATTGTTATCTCAAACTCTTCAAACTTAAGGACATTCTTGGACAACATTGGATTTAGTCAAGAAAGAAAACTTAAAAAGCTCTTAGAAATCATAAAAGATGAAAATCCAAACTTAGATGTTATAACTATCGACAAAGAGAAAATAAGATACATAAGAGATAGATTAAAGGTTAAATTAACAAGAGACATTGAAAAAGATAATTGGAGTTACAACAAGTGCAGAAAAATCACTCAAGAACTTTTAAAAGAAATATACTACAGATTAGAAGAGTTAAAAGAAATTGAAAAAGCATTAGAAGAAAATATATTAATCGATTGGGATGAAGTTGCAGAAAGAAGAAAAGAAATTGCAGAAAAAACTGGAATAAGAAGTGATAGGATTTTAGAATATATAAGAGGTAAAAGAAAACCAAGTTTAAAGAACTATATAAAAATTGCCAATACCCTTGGTAAAAATATTGAAAAAATCATTGATGCAATGAGAATCTTTGCTAAAAAGTATTCAAGCTATGCAGAGATTGGAAAAATGCTCAATATGTGGAATTCAAGTATAAAAATTTACTTAGAGAGCAATACCCAAGAAATTGAAAAACTTGAAGAAATTAGAAAAACTGAACTTAAACTTGTAAAAGAGATTCTTAACGATGAAAAATTGATAGATAGCATTGGCTATGTATTATTCTTAGCATCTAACGAAATTTATTGGGACGAAATTGTTGAAATTGAGCAATTAAATGGTGAATTCACAATCTATGACTTACACGTTCCAAGATACCACAACTTTATTGGTGGGAATTTACCAACTATACTGCACAATACAACCGCCGCTTTATGTTTAGCAAGAGATTTATTTGGAGAAAACTGGAGAGATAACTTTTTAGAGTTAAATGCCTCTGTTTCAAAAGATACACCAATATTGGTTAAAATAGATGGAAAGGTAAAGAGAACAACCTTTGAAGAACTTGATAAGATATACTTTGAAACTAACGATGAAAATGAGATGTATAAGAAAGTTGATAACTTAGAGGTTTTAACTGTAGATGAAAACTTTAGAGTTAGATGGAGAAAGGTTTCTACAATAATTAGGCATAAAGTTGATAAGATTTTGAGAATTAAGTTTGAAGGAGGATATATAGAGCTAACTGGAAACCACTCAATTATGATGCTTGATGAAAATGGTTTAGTGGCAAAGAAAGCAAGTGATATAAAGGTTGGGGATTGTTTCTTAAGCTTTGTAGCCAATATTGAAGGTGAAAAAGATAGGTTGGATTTAAAAGAGTTTGAACCAAAGGATATTACTTCAAGGGTTAAGATAATTAATGACTTTGACATTGATGAAGACACTGCATGGATGCTTGGATTGTATGTTGCTGAAGGAGCTGTAGGCTTTAAGGGGAAAACATCTGGACAAGTTATTTATACATTAGGTAGCCATGAGCATGATTTAATTAATAAATTAAATGATATTGTTGATAAAAAAGGATTTAGCAAATATGAAAACTTCACTGGCTCTGGATTTGATAGAAAAAGGTTATCTGCAAAGCAGATTAGAATATTAAATACCCAACTTGCGAGATTTGTTGAGGAAAACTTCTATGATGGTAATGGAAGAAGAGCAAGAAATAAAAGAATTCCAGATATTATATTTGAATTAAAAGAAAATCTAAGAGTTGAATTCTTAAAAGGATTGGCTGATGGAGATAGTAGTGGAAATTGGAGAGAAGTTGTTAGAATATCATCCAAATCAGATAATTTATTAATCGATACGGTATGGCTTGCAAGAATATCTGGCATTGAAAGTTCAATATTTGAAAATGAAGCAAGATTGATTTGGAAAGGAGGAATGAAGTGGAAGAAAAGCAACTTACTACCGGCTGAGCCAATAATCAAAATGATTAAAAAGTTAGAGAATAAGATAAATGGAAACTGGAGATATATATTAAGACATCAACTCTATGAAGGTAAAAAGAGAGTTTCAAAAGATAAAATTAAGCAAATTTTAGAAATGGTCAATGTTGAGAAATTATCAGATAAAGAAAAAGAAGTTTATGATTTATTGAAAAAGTTATCTAAAACAGAGTTATATGCGTTGGTTGTTAAAGAGATTGAAATTATTGACTACAACGACTTTGTTTATGATGTATCAGTTCCAAACAATGAGATGTTCTTTGCTGGAAATGTGCCAATATTATTGCATAATTCTGATGAAAGAGGGATAGATGTAATTAGAACAAAAGTAAAAGATTTTGCAAGAACAAAGCCAATTGGGGATGTTCCATTTAAGATTATATTCTTAGATGAGAGCGATGCATTAACTGCAGATGCACAGAACGCTTTAAGAAGAACAATGGAGAAATATTCAGATGTTTGTAGATTTATCTTGAGCTGTCTAACTGGAGATGCAAAAATAACTCTTCCAGATGAGAGAGAGATAAAGATAGAGGACTTTATAAAAATGTTTGAAGAAAGAAAGCTTAAACATGTTTTAAATAGAAATGGAGAGGATTTAGTTTTAGCAGGGGTTAAATTTAACTCAAAGATAGTTAATCATAAGGTTTATAGATTAGTTTTAGAAAGTGGTAGGGAGATAGAGGCAACAGGAGACCACAAGTTTTTAACAAGAGATGGATGGAAGGAAGTTTATGAGCTAAAAGAGGATGATGAAGTATTGGTTTATCCAGCATTGGAAGGAGTTGGGTTTGAAGTTGATGAAAGAAGGATAATTGGCTTAAATGAGTTCTACGAATTTTTAACAAACTATGAGATTAAACTTGGATATAAACCATTAGGTAAAGCAAAAAGCTATAAGGAATTAATAACAAGAGATAAGGAGAAAATATTAAGTAGAGTTTTGGAGCTCTCAGATAAATACAGTAAATCAGAGATTAGAAGAAAGATTGAGGAAGAATTTGGAATAAAAATATCACTAACAACTATAAAAAATCTTATAAATGGAAAAATTGATGGATTTGCTTTAAAATACGTTAGGAAAATTAAGGAACTTGGATGGGATGAGATAACTTATGATGATGAAAAAGCAGGAATCTTTGCAAGGTTGCTGGGCTTTATAATTGGAGACGGGCATTTATCAAAATCAAAAGAAGGAAGAATATTGATAACTGCTACAATAAATGAACTTGAAGGAATTAAGAAAGATTTAGAAAAATTAGGCATAAAAGCATCAAACATAATTGAAAAAGATATTGAACATAAATTGGATGGTAGAGAAATTAAAGGCAAAACATCATTTATATATATAAATAACAAGGCATTTTATTTATTGCTAAACTTCTGGGGAGTTGAAATTGGAAATAAAACCATAAACGGATATAACATTCCAAAATGGATAAAATACGGAAATAAATTTGTCAAGAGAGAGTTTTTGAGAGGTTTATTTGGAGCTGATGGAACTAAACCGTATATCAAAAAATACAACATAAATGGAATTAAATTAGGGATAAGAGTCGAAAACATAAGTAAAGATAAGACATTAGAGTTCTTTGAGGAAGTTAAAAAGATGTTAGAAGAGTTTGAAGTTGAATCATATATTAAAGTCAGTAAAATTGATAACAAAAACTTAACTGAGTTGATAGTGAAAGCAAATAATAAAAACTATCTAAAATATCTATCAAGAATATCCTATGCCTATGAAAAAGACAACTTTGCAAGGTTAGTTGGAGAGTATCTAAGAATCAAGGAGGCATATAAGGATATAATCCTAAAAGAGATTGCTGAAAATGCATTGAAAGAAGCAGATGGTGAAAAATCTCTAAGAGAATTGGCAAGGAAATATAATGTTCCAGTTGATTTTATAATAAATCAACTTAAAGGAAAAGACATTGGATTACCAAGAAACTTTATGACCTTTGAAGAGTTCTTAAAAGAAAAGGTTGTTGATGGAAAGTATGTTTCAGAAAGAATCATTAAGAAAGAGTGTATTGGTTATAGAGATGTCTATGATATAACCTGCCATAAAGACCCTTCATTTATAGCAAATGGATTTGTGTCTCATAACTGCAACTATCCAAGCAAGATCATTCCTCCAATTCAATCAAGATGTGCTGTCTTTAGGTTTTCTCCATTAAAGAAAGAGGATATTGCCAAAAAATTAAAAGAGATTGCTGAGAAAGAAGGTTTGAATTTAACTGAAAGTGGTTTAGAGGCAATAATTTATGTCTCTGAGGGAGATATGAGAAAGGCAATAAATGTTTTACAGACAGCGGCAGCTTTGAGTGATGTTATAGATGATGAGATTGTTTATAAGGTCTCATCAAGAGCAAGACCTGAGGAAGTTAAGAAGATGATGGAATTGGCTTTAGATGGAAAGTTCATGGAGGCAAGAGATTTATTGTATAAGCTTATGGTTGAGTGGGGAATGAGTGGGGAGGATATATTAAACCAGATGTTTAGAGAGATAAACAGTTTGGATATTGATGAGAGGAAGAAGGTTGAGTTGGCAGATGCTATTGGTGAAACTGACTTTAGAATAGTTGAGGGAGCTAATGAACGAATTCAATTGAGTGCTTTATTAGCAAAAATGGCGTTAATGGGAAGATAA
- the cfbD gene encoding Ni-sirohydrochlorin a,c-diamide reductive cyclase catalytic subunit: protein MIFHPRPSPIAAAMYQLRDLGVDAIILHGPSGCCFRTARLLELDGVRVFTSNIDENAIVFGASENLKKALDYAIEYLKKELKKERPMIGIVGTCASMIIGEDLWEFVDDDRAIIIPVEVHSGSGDNTIGAIKAMESALKLGIIDEKEFERQKFLLKKATEVEKKRGMAKKEYIKPTYDDDLNEAIKVLKDLKEKDGKIACVLNAKKETAYLFAHPLIVLNKYFNCVNIANLDINKGLPKIRRDAQNILRRFKADYITGGLDEYPITGERAVEILKDLDVDAIVVSGVPHALPIEEIDKDIIKIGISDGPRTYHPIKEIYDYAIVELDAHAKVLGKRDIVKSRFGEILDYALE, encoded by the coding sequence ATGATATTCCATCCAAGACCTTCACCAATAGCTGCTGCAATGTATCAACTTAGGGATTTGGGTGTTGATGCTATAATTTTACATGGTCCAAGTGGTTGTTGTTTCAGAACCGCAAGATTATTAGAGTTAGATGGAGTTAGAGTATTTACAAGCAATATTGATGAAAATGCTATTGTCTTTGGAGCTTCAGAGAATTTAAAAAAAGCTTTGGACTATGCAATTGAATATTTAAAAAAAGAGTTAAAGAAAGAGAGGCCAATGATAGGCATAGTTGGGACGTGTGCAAGTATGATTATTGGTGAAGATTTGTGGGAATTTGTAGATGATGATAGAGCCATAATTATCCCAGTTGAGGTGCATAGTGGAAGCGGTGATAATACAATAGGGGCAATAAAGGCTATGGAGTCAGCTTTAAAATTAGGAATAATTGATGAGAAAGAGTTTGAGAGACAGAAGTTTTTATTAAAAAAAGCTACTGAAGTTGAGAAAAAAAGAGGCATGGCAAAGAAAGAGTATATAAAGCCAACTTATGATGATGATTTAAATGAAGCTATAAAAGTTTTAAAGGATTTGAAAGAAAAAGATGGGAAAATAGCATGTGTGTTGAATGCTAAAAAAGAAACTGCCTATTTGTTTGCTCATCCTCTAATTGTTTTAAATAAGTACTTTAACTGTGTAAATATAGCAAACTTAGATATAAATAAGGGACTTCCAAAGATAAGAAGAGATGCACAAAATATATTAAGAAGGTTTAAAGCAGATTATATTACTGGTGGGTTAGATGAGTATCCAATAACCGGAGAGAGAGCAGTCGAAATATTAAAAGATTTGGATGTTGATGCTATTGTTGTCTCTGGTGTTCCTCATGCTTTACCAATTGAAGAGATAGATAAAGACATAATAAAGATAGGCATAAGTGATGGACCAAGAACATATCATCCAATAAAAGAAATTTATGATTACGCAATTGTTGAATTAGATGCACATGCGAAGGTTTTAGGGAAAAGAGATATTGTAAAATCAAGATTTGGAGAAATATTGGATTATGCATTGGAATAA
- the endA gene encoding tRNA-intron lyase, with translation MGKKITGLLDGDRVIVFDKNGISKLSARHYGNVEGNFLSLSLVEALYLINLGWLEVKYKDNKPLSFEELYEYARNVEERLCLKYLVYKDLRTRGYIVKTGLKYGADFRLYERGANIDKEHSVYLVKVFPEDSSFLLSELTGFVRVAHSVRKKLLIAIVDADGDIVYYNMTYVKP, from the coding sequence ATGGGCAAAAAAATAACTGGATTGTTGGATGGAGATAGAGTTATAGTGTTTGACAAAAATGGGATATCTAAGTTATCAGCAAGGCATTATGGAAATGTTGAAGGGAATTTTTTATCTCTATCTTTAGTTGAAGCCCTCTATTTGATAAATTTAGGATGGTTGGAAGTGAAATATAAAGATAACAAACCTCTAAGTTTTGAAGAACTATATGAATATGCGAGAAATGTTGAAGAAAGACTATGTTTAAAATATTTAGTTTATAAGGATTTAAGAACAAGAGGTTATATAGTAAAGACTGGTTTGAAGTATGGGGCTGATTTTAGGCTTTATGAGAGGGGAGCTAACATAGATAAAGAACACTCTGTTTATTTGGTTAAGGTATTTCCTGAAGATAGCTCTTTTCTATTAAGTGAGCTAACTGGGTTTGTTAGGGTTGCTCACTCAGTTAGAAAAAAATTACTCATAGCAATCGTTGATGCAGATGGGGATATTGTCTATTATAACATGACCTATGTAAAACCATAA
- the comC gene encoding L-sulfolactate dehydrogenase, with protein MILKPENEKKLIIDVLKKFGVPEEDAKITADVFVDADLKGFTSHGIGRFPQYITALKLGNINPKPDIKIVKESPATAVIDGDLGLGQVVGKKAMELAIKKAKNVGVGVVATRNANHFGIAGYYSELAMNQDMIGITITNTEPAMAPFGGKEKILGTNPIAIAFKGNKYKFSLDMATASIARGKILEALRKKIKIPEGCAVDKDGKPTTDPAKALEGCILPFGGPKGYGLALAIEMLSAIGGAEVGTKVKGTANPEERCTKGDLFIAINPEFFMGKEEFKRKVDELLDEIKNSEPAEGFEILIPGEIEERNKMKRKDGFEIDKNLYNQLKEICNELGLNIEDYIE; from the coding sequence ATGATTTTAAAACCAGAAAATGAAAAAAAGTTAATAATTGATGTCTTAAAAAAATTTGGTGTTCCAGAGGAAGATGCCAAAATAACTGCCGATGTTTTTGTTGATGCTGATTTAAAGGGTTTTACTTCTCATGGAATTGGAAGGTTTCCACAGTATATAACTGCCTTAAAATTAGGAAATATAAATCCAAAGCCAGATATAAAGATAGTTAAAGAAAGCCCAGCAACGGCAGTTATAGATGGAGATTTGGGTTTAGGTCAAGTTGTTGGAAAAAAAGCCATGGAATTAGCTATAAAAAAGGCAAAAAATGTTGGAGTTGGAGTTGTTGCTACAAGAAATGCTAATCACTTTGGTATCGCTGGCTATTATTCAGAGTTAGCTATGAATCAAGATATGATTGGAATAACAATAACAAACACAGAGCCAGCTATGGCTCCTTTTGGTGGTAAAGAGAAAATTTTAGGAACAAATCCAATTGCTATAGCATTTAAAGGAAATAAGTATAAATTTTCCTTAGACATGGCTACTGCTTCAATTGCAAGAGGAAAGATTTTAGAAGCTTTAAGAAAAAAAATAAAGATTCCAGAAGGTTGTGCAGTAGATAAAGATGGAAAGCCAACAACAGACCCTGCTAAAGCATTGGAAGGATGTATATTACCATTTGGAGGACCTAAGGGGTATGGTTTGGCATTAGCTATCGAAATGCTGTCAGCTATCGGTGGGGCTGAGGTTGGGACTAAGGTTAAAGGGACTGCTAATCCAGAGGAGAGATGCACTAAGGGAGATTTATTTATAGCTATAAATCCAGAATTTTTTATGGGGAAGGAGGAGTTTAAAAGAAAAGTTGATGAGTTGTTAGATGAAATTAAAAACTCAGAGCCAGCAGAAGGTTTTGAGATATTAATCCCTGGGGAAATAGAGGAGAGGAATAAAATGAAAAGAAAGGATGGATTTGAAATTGATAAAAACTTATACAACCAATTAAAAGAAATTTGTAATGAGTTGGGATTAAATATTGAGGACTATATTGAATAA
- a CDS encoding CBS domain-containing protein — translation MLIKDIMKKPIVVYEDNDLIDVIRLFRKNKISGAPVLNKDGKLVGIISESDIVKTIVTHNEDLNLILPSPLDLIELPLKTALKIEEFMEDLKNALKTKVRDVMTRKVIVAKPDMTINDAAKLMVKNNIKRLPVVDDEGNLIGIVTRGDLIEALI, via the coding sequence ATGTTAATAAAAGATATCATGAAAAAACCCATTGTGGTTTATGAGGATAATGATTTAATCGATGTAATAAGATTATTTAGGAAAAATAAGATAAGTGGAGCCCCAGTATTAAATAAAGATGGTAAGTTAGTGGGAATAATCTCAGAGAGTGACATAGTGAAAACCATTGTTACACATAATGAAGATTTAAATCTCATTTTACCATCACCATTGGATTTGATTGAACTTCCACTAAAAACAGCTTTAAAGATAGAGGAATTTATGGAAGATTTAAAAAATGCATTAAAAACAAAGGTTAGGGATGTGATGACAAGAAAAGTTATTGTTGCTAAGCCAGATATGACAATTAATGATGCAGCAAAGTTGATGGTTAAAAATAACATCAAAAGATTGCCAGTAGTTGATGATGAAGGAAATTTAATTGGTATTGTTACAAGAGGGGATTTGATAGAGGCATTAATTTAA
- a CDS encoding beta-ribofuranosylaminobenzene 5'-phosphate synthase, whose product MIIQTPSRIHMGLIDLNGSIGRVDGGIGLALEEPNIKIEGKESDDISIEFDKKLIEKYGEDYIKSVRDRVYNTAIKVLDVIGGEGVDLKILSLFPAHSGLGSGTQLSLAVGKLISKIYNKEMNAYNIAKITGRGGTSGIGIGAFEYGGFLIDGGHSFGKGKDKEDFRPSSASKGVKPAPIIFRHDFDWETILIIPKGEHVYGKKEVDIFKKYCPVPLNEVEKICHLVLMKMMPAVVEKNLDDFGEVINKLQYLGFKKVELSLQSDIVKDLINELHKDVYAGLSSFGPTIYAFGDKKLIVEKANDIFDKYGVYGEIIITKANNVGHKIW is encoded by the coding sequence TTGATAATTCAAACACCATCAAGGATTCACATGGGGCTTATAGATTTGAATGGTTCTATTGGAAGAGTTGATGGAGGTATTGGTTTGGCTTTAGAGGAGCCAAATATAAAAATTGAAGGAAAAGAAAGTGATGATATATCCATTGAGTTTGATAAAAAATTGATTGAAAAGTATGGAGAAGATTATATAAAATCTGTTAGAGATAGAGTATATAATACAGCTATCAAAGTTTTAGATGTTATTGGTGGAGAGGGAGTTGATTTAAAAATCCTATCACTATTTCCAGCCCATTCTGGTCTTGGTAGTGGAACACAGCTATCTTTGGCTGTAGGTAAATTAATATCAAAAATATACAATAAAGAAATGAACGCCTACAATATTGCTAAAATTACTGGAAGGGGAGGGACTTCAGGCATTGGAATAGGGGCTTTTGAGTATGGAGGATTTTTAATTGATGGAGGGCATAGTTTTGGCAAGGGTAAGGATAAAGAAGATTTTAGACCTTCATCTGCTTCAAAAGGAGTTAAGCCAGCACCAATAATATTTAGACATGATTTTGATTGGGAAACTATCTTAATAATTCCAAAAGGAGAACATGTCTATGGAAAAAAAGAAGTGGATATATTTAAAAAATACTGCCCAGTTCCTTTAAATGAAGTTGAAAAAATCTGCCATTTAGTTTTAATGAAGATGATGCCAGCAGTTGTTGAAAAAAATTTAGATGATTTTGGAGAAGTTATCAACAAGCTTCAATACTTAGGCTTTAAAAAAGTTGAACTCTCTTTACAATCAGATATTGTTAAAGATTTAATTAATGAATTGCATAAAGATGTTTATGCAGGACTTTCAAGCTTTGGCCCAACAATTTATGCATTTGGAGACAAAAAATTAATTGTTGAAAAAGCCAACGATATTTTTGATAAATATGGAGTTTATGGAGAAATAATTATAACTAAAGCAAATAATGTGGGGCATAAAATTTGGTGA